A segment of the Bradyrhizobium sp. CCBAU 53340 genome:
TCCGGTGGGCCGAAGGCGAGCGCGACCTGCGCCACCCAGGACGCCAGGAAGGTGATGAGGATAACGCCAACAAGGGCGCCGAACGCCGCCGAGCCGAAGGCGGTGGCAAGCGCCGTGGTTGGCCTTCCGTCGCGCGCCATCGGATAGCCGTCGAAGGTGGTCGCGACCGAGGACGGCTCGCCCGGGATGTTGAACAGGATCGAGGTGACCGAGCCGCCGAACAGCGCACCCCAATACATGCTGGACAGCAGGATGATCGCCGAGACCGGCTGCATGCCGAAGGTCAGCGGCAAGAGCAGCGACACCCCGTTCGGCGCGCCCAAGCCCGGCAGCACGCCGACAAGAATGCCGAGCAGAACGCCGATCGCCATCAGCACGAGATGCGGCACGGTGACCGCGATGGTGAAACCGTGCAGGAGCTCTGAGAGGTTGTCCATCGCCCTCTCCTCAGAACCCGAGCGCCGCGGCGAGCGCGCCATGCGGCAAGGACACCTGGAACATGCGCTCAAACACGACATAGAGCGCGAGCGCCGTCACCGCGGCTGTACCCGCTGAGCGCACCATGGCTTGATGCCGCGGGATCGCGAGCACGGCGAAGATGTAGCCAGCCGAAGCGACATACATTCCGAGCAACGGGATGGCGGCGACGAAGATCGCCGCCGGCAGGAACAGGCCCGCCAGCCGCCGCAGCTCAATCGACGTGATCGCGACGGGAACGCTCGCCAGCGAAGCTGTCGGCACCACGCCGCGCGCGAGATTGTAGAGGCTGCCGGCAACGATGATGAGGCCGGTCAAAAACGGAAACGTGCCGGACTCGACGCCCTCGCTCGACCAGCCGATGCCGTTGTCCAGGCTCTGGACCACCACCGCAACACCGAAACTGCCGGTGAGGACCGCGGTCGCAAGCTCGAGGACGCGTCGCGAGATCATTGAAGGCTCCGGTCACAGCACGTGCAGCGGCTGGACGTGTATGGCGCGCACTTTTTC
Coding sequences within it:
- a CDS encoding tripartite tricarboxylate transporter TctB family protein; protein product: MISRRVLELATAVLTGSFGVAVVVQSLDNGIGWSSEGVESGTFPFLTGLIIVAGSLYNLARGVVPTASLASVPVAITSIELRRLAGLFLPAAIFVAAIPLLGMYVASAGYIFAVLAIPRHQAMVRSAGTAAVTALALYVVFERMFQVSLPHGALAAALGF